A DNA window from Neochlamydia sp. AcF84 contains the following coding sequences:
- the rplC gene encoding 50S ribosomal protein L3, with protein sequence MAPKLMGKKRGMIQLFDENGNSIVGTVIEVQPNAIVQIKKKEIDGYNAIQIGFDKIHVKDQRTMANRLSKPLRGHYSKASVSPRKNLSEAKVDNIEQYQVGQELAIDLFADVKFVDATAVSKGKGYQGTMKKYNYSGGPASHGSGFHRHAGSTGMRSTPGRSLPNSPRPSHMGCETVTIQNLEVVMVKPAEQVIIVKGAVPGPTHGLVYIAPSVKKTSLKKAS encoded by the coding sequence ATGGCGCCTAAACTGATGGGCAAAAAGCGTGGAATGATCCAGCTTTTTGATGAGAATGGAAATAGTATTGTGGGTACGGTTATTGAAGTGCAACCAAATGCTATTGTCCAGATCAAGAAGAAAGAGATTGATGGTTATAATGCTATTCAGATTGGTTTTGATAAAATTCATGTTAAAGACCAGCGAACGATGGCGAATCGTCTATCCAAACCTTTGCGCGGACATTACAGTAAAGCATCTGTATCTCCACGTAAAAACCTTTCGGAAGCAAAGGTTGATAACATTGAACAATATCAAGTAGGTCAAGAGTTAGCGATAGACCTTTTTGCTGATGTAAAATTCGTTGATGCCACAGCAGTTTCAAAGGGTAAAGGTTATCAAGGTACAATGAAAAAGTATAATTACTCTGGGGGGCCTGCTTCACACGGTTCGGGATTTCATCGTCATGCTGGATCTACAGGTATGCGCTCAACACCAGGTCGTTCGCTTCCTAATAGCCCACGTCCTAGTCATATGGGTTGTGAAACTGTCACCATTCAAAATTTAGAAGTGGTCATGGTAAAGCCTGCAGAACAGGTGATTATCGTAAAGGGTGCTGTGCCAGGTCCTACGCATGGATTGGTCTATATTGCCCCATCGGTGAAAAAAACAAGCTTAAAAAAAGCTAGCTAG
- the rplD gene encoding 50S ribosomal protein L4 codes for MATLKKYNLKGQEIGQVIVDERLANAEAHGQMIKDYIVAIRANARQWSANTKTRSEVNHSTKKPHPQKGGGRARQGMLSAPQYKGGGRVFGPRPKFDQHVRINKKERKAAIRCLLAEKIAANRLHVLTESVLNEPKTKVMADFLEVTGLANNRVMFLGEAHYAEVKTEEETKRVSIHHDQHDNFIKSVRNLPKVSFSLATNISGYDVLVAKDIVVTEPALIELVEWLCP; via the coding sequence GTGGCAACACTGAAAAAATATAATTTAAAAGGTCAGGAAATTGGCCAAGTGATAGTTGATGAAAGATTAGCTAATGCTGAAGCGCATGGGCAGATGATTAAAGATTATATCGTCGCTATCAGAGCCAATGCTCGCCAATGGTCGGCAAATACTAAGACCCGTTCTGAGGTCAATCACTCAACAAAAAAGCCTCATCCGCAGAAAGGTGGAGGGCGTGCTCGTCAGGGGATGCTTTCAGCTCCTCAGTATAAAGGGGGCGGTCGTGTTTTTGGGCCAAGGCCTAAATTTGATCAGCATGTTCGTATTAATAAAAAAGAACGAAAAGCTGCAATTCGCTGTTTGCTTGCTGAAAAAATTGCTGCAAATCGTTTACATGTTCTTACAGAATCTGTTCTTAATGAACCTAAAACTAAAGTTATGGCTGACTTTTTAGAGGTCACAGGCTTAGCAAATAATAGGGTAATGTTTTTAGGTGAAGCTCATTATGCAGAAGTTAAGACTGAAGAGGAAACAAAGCGCGTATCCATACATCATGATCAACATGATAATTTTATTAAAAGCGTGCGCAATCTACCAAAAGTTTCGTTTTCACTAGCCACTAACATTAGTGGTTATGATGTTCTAGTTGCTAAAGATATAGTAGTGACGGAACCTGCCCTAATTGAATTGGTTGAGTGGCTTTGTCCTTGA
- the rplW gene encoding 50S ribosomal protein L23: MSKKNPYQVVKHQYVTEKALVLKELKNASSNPSLKRCESPKYVFVVDRKANKTDIANAIEEIYSDRNVKVVAVNTINVKPKARRVRGRSGMKPGFKKAMVTLQKGDSLDNV, translated from the coding sequence ATGTCAAAAAAAAATCCTTACCAAGTTGTGAAACATCAATATGTTACCGAGAAAGCCTTGGTATTGAAAGAGCTTAAAAATGCCAGTAGTAATCCCTCACTGAAGCGTTGCGAATCCCCGAAGTATGTATTCGTAGTCGATCGCAAAGCAAATAAAACTGACATTGCTAATGCCATTGAAGAGATTTACAGCGACAGAAATGTTAAAGTAGTAGCTGTCAATACAATTAACGTTAAGCCTAAAGCAAGACGTGTTCGTGGTCGTTCAGGCATGAAGCCTGGTTTTAAAAAAGCTATGGTTACCCTGCAAAAAGGCGATAGCCTTGATAACGTATAA
- the rplB gene encoding 50S ribosomal protein L2, with product MLKKYRPITAGTRQLILPINETLTRAKEGSRAKVKPTKSLMLPKKRTNGRNNNGHITCRHKGGGHKRHYRIIDFKRDKENIPARVASIEYDPNRSAYIALLNYSDGEKRYILAPHGLKDGDVVQTSDEPPFSVGCCMKLKFMPLGSTIHAIEMIPGRGAKMVRSAGLSAQLMARSGGYATIRMPSGEVRMVSENCRAAFGMVSNSEHNLRVEGKAGRMRWKGIRPTVRGTAMNPVDHPHGGGEGKHKGNIPQTPWALYTRGLRTRSQKKSNKFIVKDRRKK from the coding sequence ATGTTAAAAAAATATCGTCCCATAACGGCGGGTACACGTCAATTAATCCTTCCAATCAATGAAACGCTCACTCGTGCCAAAGAAGGTAGCCGTGCTAAGGTAAAGCCTACGAAGTCGCTGATGCTGCCTAAAAAAAGAACGAATGGACGTAATAACAATGGGCATATTACCTGTCGTCATAAAGGTGGTGGGCATAAGCGTCATTACAGAATAATTGATTTCAAAAGAGATAAGGAAAATATACCAGCTCGCGTAGCTTCTATAGAATATGATCCTAACAGATCGGCTTATATAGCACTGCTTAATTACTCTGACGGTGAAAAACGCTATATTTTGGCTCCTCATGGTTTGAAAGATGGAGATGTAGTGCAGACAAGCGATGAGCCTCCTTTTAGTGTAGGATGCTGCATGAAGTTAAAATTTATGCCTTTGGGTTCTACTATCCATGCTATAGAAATGATTCCCGGTAGAGGAGCTAAAATGGTTCGTTCTGCTGGTCTTTCTGCTCAGTTGATGGCCAGAAGTGGCGGATATGCAACAATTAGAATGCCTTCAGGTGAAGTGCGTATGGTGAGTGAAAATTGCCGTGCAGCTTTTGGAATGGTCTCCAATTCGGAGCATAATTTGCGTGTAGAAGGTAAAGCTGGCCGTATGCGATGGAAGGGGATTCGCCCAACCGTTCGCGGAACTGCGATGAACCCTGTCGACCACCCGCACGGTGGTGGTGAAGGAAAGCATAAGGGTAACATCCCACAAACACCATGGGCGCTGTATACACGAGGGCTTCGAACTAGATCTCAAAAGAAATCGAACAAGTTTATTGTTAAAGATCGAAGGAAAAAATAA
- the rpsS gene encoding 30S ribosomal protein S19, with amino-acid sequence MARSLKKGPFIDHHLHKKVEDMNGKGGKTPIKTWSRRSMIIPEMIGHTFEVHNGKKFISVFVSENMVGHRLGEFSPTRNFKGHPIKKAEAQSK; translated from the coding sequence ATGGCAAGATCACTCAAGAAAGGACCTTTTATTGATCACCATCTTCATAAGAAAGTTGAAGATATGAATGGTAAAGGGGGCAAAACGCCAATTAAAACATGGTCAAGACGATCGATGATCATTCCTGAAATGATCGGACACACTTTTGAAGTGCATAACGGCAAAAAATTCATTTCTGTCTTTGTCTCGGAAAATATGGTTGGACATCGTCTGGGTGAATTTTCTCCTACCCGTAATTTCAAAGGCCATCCAATTAAGAAAGCAGAGGCACAATCAAAATGA
- the rplV gene encoding 50S ribosomal protein L22, with translation MNRAKAISKYIRISPRKARLAAGLIRGLPVPQANLQLLYSNLKAGRLLKKTLDSAVANAETQLDLRREDLKVLEVRIDEGPRLKRAKPKNKGGRHPILKRTSHFTIIVSSGKE, from the coding sequence ATGAATAGGGCAAAAGCAATAAGCAAGTATATTAGAATTAGCCCCCGTAAAGCACGGCTTGCCGCAGGGTTAATACGAGGGCTGCCTGTTCCACAAGCTAACCTCCAATTATTGTATAGCAATTTAAAAGCAGGGCGTCTCTTAAAAAAAACCTTAGATAGCGCTGTTGCTAATGCTGAAACGCAGCTAGATCTACGCCGCGAAGATCTTAAAGTATTAGAAGTACGTATTGATGAAGGGCCAAGACTTAAACGTGCAAAGCCCAAAAATAAGGGTGGCCGCCATCCGATTTTAAAAAGAACAAGTCACTTTACTATTATAGTCAGTTCAGGAAAGGAGTAA
- the rpsC gene encoding 30S ribosomal protein S3, with amino-acid sequence MGQKTNPIGFRLIRNKKWRSKWYANKQEFGTLLVEDKKIREYLMKKPQCQGTSQIKIRRMSEKIEVTICTARPGMVIGKKGSEIEGLRGELFKLTGKEVWIEVEEIKRPDLDAKIVADAIAKQLERRIPFRRAMKKAMQSSIEAGALGIKVQCSGRIGGAEIARTEWYKEGSTPLHTLRADIDYAMGRAETTYGSIGVKVWIYRGEDNQVKEGQQ; translated from the coding sequence ATGGGACAAAAAACTAATCCAATAGGATTCCGCCTTATTCGGAATAAAAAATGGCGTTCAAAGTGGTATGCGAATAAGCAAGAATTTGGTACTTTACTCGTCGAAGATAAGAAAATTCGAGAGTATTTAATGAAAAAACCTCAGTGTCAAGGTACTTCGCAAATAAAAATTCGACGCATGAGCGAAAAAATCGAAGTGACTATTTGCACAGCCCGTCCAGGGATGGTTATTGGTAAAAAAGGTTCTGAAATTGAAGGATTACGCGGAGAACTCTTTAAACTTACAGGTAAAGAAGTCTGGATTGAAGTAGAAGAAATTAAAAGACCTGATCTTGATGCAAAAATTGTAGCCGATGCTATTGCAAAGCAATTAGAAAGACGAATTCCCTTTAGGCGTGCAATGAAAAAAGCGATGCAATCTAGCATTGAAGCTGGTGCTCTAGGAATTAAAGTGCAATGTTCTGGCCGTATAGGGGGAGCAGAAATTGCACGGACAGAATGGTATAAAGAGGGGAGTACTCCTTTACATACACTCCGGGCTGATATTGATTATGCCATGGGACGTGCAGAAACAACTTATGGTAGTATTGGAGTGAAAGTCTGGATTTACCGTGGTGAAGATAATCAAGTGAAGGAGGGCCAACAGTAA
- the rplP gene encoding 50S ribosomal protein L16: MPLMPKKTKHRKTMKGSCSGLSKGATFVHFGEFGIQALERGWLTNQQIEACRVAINRYFQRKGKVWIRIFPDKPVTKKPQEVRMGKGKGGLDHWVAVIKPGRILFEVGNVSKEEAQHALRRAAAKIGLKTRFVERVEQV; this comes from the coding sequence ATGCCTTTAATGCCTAAGAAAACAAAACACCGCAAAACAATGAAAGGTTCCTGCTCAGGTTTGAGTAAAGGAGCGACTTTCGTTCACTTTGGTGAGTTTGGTATACAAGCTCTTGAGCGCGGTTGGCTCACTAATCAGCAAATTGAAGCATGCCGTGTGGCTATTAACCGCTATTTCCAGCGTAAAGGAAAAGTTTGGATAAGAATTTTTCCGGATAAGCCTGTTACTAAAAAGCCCCAAGAAGTGCGTATGGGTAAAGGTAAAGGGGGACTTGACCATTGGGTAGCGGTTATCAAACCAGGTAGAATACTGTTTGAAGTGGGTAACGTTTCAAAAGAAGAAGCTCAACATGCATTGAGACGTGCTGCAGCTAAAATTGGACTAAAGACACGATTTGTCGAACGTGTTGAACAAGTATAA
- the rpmC gene encoding 50S ribosomal protein L29, whose translation MKKAKDFRDQSLEDLEANCKDARRDLFNLINEMKQSNKVEKPHLVRHKKREIALLLTVINEKKRLA comes from the coding sequence ATGAAAAAAGCTAAAGATTTTAGAGACCAATCGTTAGAAGATTTAGAAGCCAATTGTAAGGATGCACGTAGAGATCTTTTTAACCTTATAAATGAAATGAAGCAATCTAACAAAGTAGAAAAGCCTCATTTAGTACGCCATAAGAAAAGGGAAATTGCCCTCTTGCTGACTGTCATCAACGAAAAAAAGCGGTTAGCATAA
- the rpsQ gene encoding 30S ribosomal protein S17, which translates to MDERGNRKEKKGIVVSNKMAKTLVVKIERRLRDPVYGKVTKRNKKVFAHNEGRPYEIGEQVTIVETRPLSKLKRWRVVA; encoded by the coding sequence ATGGACGAAAGAGGAAATCGTAAAGAAAAAAAAGGTATTGTAGTCTCTAATAAAATGGCTAAGACTTTAGTAGTCAAGATTGAAAGAAGGCTGCGAGATCCTGTATATGGCAAAGTGACTAAAAGAAATAAGAAAGTCTTTGCCCATAATGAAGGACGGCCTTATGAAATAGGCGAACAGGTTACTATTGTGGAGACAAGGCCACTATCAAAATTAAAAAGATGGCGTGTTGTCGCCTAG
- the rplN gene encoding 50S ribosomal protein L14 has protein sequence MIQQETQLKVADNSGAKRVKCFKVLGGSKRRYAHVGDIIVCSVQEAEPEGGAKKGDVVKAVIVRTAAPIKRDDGTVLKFDTNACVLIDDKNNPRGTRIFGPVAREVRDRDFLKIASLAPEVI, from the coding sequence ATGATTCAACAAGAAACGCAGCTCAAAGTAGCCGACAATTCAGGTGCAAAGCGCGTCAAATGCTTTAAAGTATTGGGTGGTTCTAAACGCCGTTATGCGCATGTAGGTGACATTATCGTTTGCTCAGTACAAGAAGCTGAACCAGAAGGCGGAGCCAAAAAAGGCGATGTGGTCAAAGCAGTGATTGTCAGAACAGCTGCACCTATTAAAAGAGATGATGGAACAGTTTTGAAATTCGACACGAATGCTTGTGTATTGATCGATGACAAAAACAATCCACGTGGTACACGTATTTTTGGACCCGTAGCTCGTGAAGTACGCGATAGAGATTTTCTCAAAATTGCCTCACTGGCACCAGAAGTGATTTAA
- the rplX gene encoding 50S ribosomal protein L24 produces the protein MTKVKTHKAIRKGDKVIAIAGNFKGQKGEVIARLGDKLVVQGLNLRKKHVKKSEAHPHGGIIELEKGIHISNLKVLNTEDNPVKLKAQKSDEGHKEWVYKQDDKHVVHRVVKKTKSKKS, from the coding sequence ATGACTAAAGTTAAAACACATAAAGCAATCCGTAAAGGCGATAAAGTGATCGCTATCGCGGGCAACTTTAAAGGACAAAAGGGTGAAGTGATTGCACGTTTGGGTGATAAACTCGTGGTGCAAGGGCTTAATCTGCGCAAAAAGCACGTTAAAAAAAGTGAAGCTCATCCCCATGGTGGTATCATTGAACTAGAGAAAGGTATTCATATCTCTAATTTAAAAGTGTTAAATACTGAAGATAACCCTGTTAAACTTAAGGCTCAAAAAAGTGATGAAGGCCATAAGGAATGGGTTTACAAGCAAGATGACAAGCATGTTGTTCATCGTGTTGTTAAAAAAACAAAATCTAAAAAGAGTTGA
- the rplE gene encoding 50S ribosomal protein L5, which produces MSRLKKNYLEKVKPALQEKFGYTNPMNIPGLKKIVVNMGIAEPSKDKNAIQACVNELTLLSGQKPVITKAKKAISNFKLREGQPIGIKVTLRGERMYDFLDRLSNIVSPRIRDFRGFPTKCDGQGNYTLGLDDQQVFPEINLDEVKRTQGMHITFVTSAETDAECVELLRLLGLPFNNLPVSVIA; this is translated from the coding sequence ATGTCTAGGTTAAAGAAAAATTATCTAGAAAAGGTTAAGCCTGCGCTACAAGAGAAGTTCGGGTATACAAACCCGATGAACATCCCTGGTTTGAAAAAAATCGTGGTCAATATGGGTATCGCTGAACCTTCAAAAGATAAAAATGCTATTCAAGCTTGTGTTAATGAGTTGACCCTGTTGTCTGGACAAAAGCCGGTAATTACTAAAGCGAAAAAAGCTATTTCAAACTTTAAACTGCGTGAAGGCCAACCAATAGGTATTAAGGTCACATTACGTGGAGAAAGAATGTATGATTTTCTTGATCGTTTATCCAACATCGTCAGCCCACGTATACGTGACTTTAGGGGCTTTCCTACCAAATGTGATGGGCAAGGCAACTATACATTAGGACTTGATGATCAGCAGGTTTTTCCTGAAATTAATCTTGACGAAGTTAAACGTACACAAGGGATGCACATCACCTTTGTTACAAGCGCCGAAACAGATGCTGAGTGTGTAGAGCTCCTCCGTCTGCTTGGACTCCCTTTTAATAACCTGCCGGTCTCGGTAATAGCTTAA
- the rpsH gene encoding 30S ribosomal protein S8, which yields MAIPSDPVADFLTRIRNAAKAEHRYVDVSWSKLKENLAEILKLYGFIENYLVNKDQNHRGTIRLFLKYVEGRQPVIQGLKRVSKPGLRKYVGHEDIPHFYGGLGLSIVSTSQGLMAGNEARKRHIGGELLCLVW from the coding sequence ATGGCAATACCTAGTGATCCCGTAGCCGATTTCCTCACAAGGATTCGAAATGCTGCCAAAGCAGAACATCGTTATGTTGATGTTAGCTGGAGCAAGCTTAAAGAAAACCTTGCGGAGATTCTAAAATTATATGGCTTTATCGAAAATTATTTAGTAAATAAAGACCAAAATCACCGTGGAACTATCAGACTCTTCCTCAAATATGTTGAAGGTCGACAGCCTGTTATCCAAGGACTAAAAAGAGTATCAAAGCCAGGTCTACGAAAATATGTTGGACATGAAGATATTCCACACTTTTATGGTGGGTTAGGTCTTTCTATTGTGTCTACTTCGCAAGGATTAATGGCAGGTAACGAAGCTCGTAAAAGACATATCGGTGGCGAATTGCTCTGCCTGGTATGGTAA
- the rplF gene encoding 50S ribosomal protein L6, which yields MSRKGKAPIPLIKGIEVKLEDSTLTVKGPKGTLTREIISGIELVIENDHLQVNLASGYEKMSNYHGLYRSLINNMVVGLSQGFTKKLEMIGVGYRAVVQGQLLDLQVGYSHPTKLTIPEGLQVAVEKNTTIVISGSDPQQIGQFAAQVRAIRPPEPYQGKGIRYAGEYVRKKAGKSASAKK from the coding sequence ATGTCTCGTAAAGGAAAAGCACCCATTCCCTTGATAAAAGGTATAGAAGTTAAGCTTGAAGATTCTACCCTAACTGTTAAAGGCCCTAAAGGAACTCTGACCCGCGAAATCATCTCTGGCATTGAGCTGGTCATTGAAAACGATCATCTTCAAGTTAATTTGGCCTCGGGGTATGAAAAAATGAGTAATTACCATGGGCTCTATCGATCCCTTATCAATAACATGGTGGTAGGCTTATCGCAAGGTTTTACTAAAAAGTTAGAAATGATCGGCGTAGGTTACCGAGCGGTAGTGCAAGGTCAATTATTAGATTTACAAGTTGGTTATTCACATCCTACTAAGTTGACAATACCTGAGGGTTTGCAAGTAGCAGTAGAGAAAAATACGACGATTGTAATTTCAGGTTCTGACCCTCAACAAATTGGACAGTTTGCTGCACAGGTTCGTGCGATCAGGCCTCCGGAACCCTATCAAGGTAAAGGTATTCGTTATGCAGGCGAGTATGTCCGTAAAAAAGCTGGTAAGTCGGCTTCTGCGAAAAAATAA
- the rplR gene encoding 50S ribosomal protein L18, whose amino-acid sequence MINITKKRHKLRIKRALRVRKKIHGTSEKPRLCVVKTNKHIQVQLIDDDNHVTIGSAATFSNEFKNTEFARKNKLSAAKLGEKIAQIAQKNNIKEIVFDRGPFKYHGILAALAEAARSAGLQF is encoded by the coding sequence ATGATTAATATAACCAAAAAAAGACATAAATTACGCATTAAGCGCGCTTTAAGAGTACGTAAAAAGATTCATGGCACAAGTGAGAAGCCACGCTTATGTGTAGTGAAAACAAATAAGCATATTCAAGTGCAACTTATTGATGATGATAATCATGTTACCATCGGTAGTGCTGCAACTTTTTCAAATGAATTTAAGAATACTGAATTCGCTAGGAAAAATAAACTTTCAGCTGCTAAACTTGGTGAGAAAATTGCGCAAATTGCACAAAAAAATAATATAAAAGAAATCGTCTTCGATAGAGGACCATTCAAGTATCACGGAATTTTAGCCGCCCTTGCTGAAGCAGCAAGATCAGCTGGGCTTCAATTCTAA
- the rpsE gene encoding 30S ribosomal protein S5, with the protein MAKSNDNPKKERTNSEFNEKVLYINRCSKVVKGGRKFSFSALILVGDGKGRIGYGFAKANELTDAIRKGGESARKNMITFASEGTSVPHEVLVNWDGAAILLKPAPAGSGVIAGSKVRAVLELAGLKDVMAKSVGSNNPINQVRATFKALSHLKKREQIKQMRGQG; encoded by the coding sequence ATGGCAAAAAGTAATGACAATCCCAAAAAAGAAAGAACTAATTCTGAATTTAACGAGAAAGTTCTTTATATTAACCGCTGCTCCAAAGTAGTAAAAGGTGGACGCAAGTTTAGCTTCTCAGCTTTAATTCTAGTGGGCGATGGAAAAGGCCGCATTGGTTATGGCTTTGCTAAAGCCAATGAGTTAACTGATGCTATTCGTAAAGGTGGAGAGTCTGCTCGCAAGAACATGATAACCTTTGCTAGTGAAGGGACTTCAGTGCCTCACGAGGTTTTGGTCAACTGGGATGGCGCTGCTATTTTACTTAAGCCTGCGCCGGCTGGTTCAGGAGTTATTGCTGGATCTAAAGTACGAGCTGTACTTGAATTAGCAGGTCTTAAAGATGTGATGGCAAAAAGTGTTGGTTCTAATAACCCAATCAATCAGGTACGTGCAACCTTCAAAGCTTTGTCCCACTTGAAAAAACGTGAGCAAATTAAACAGATGAGAGGCCAAGGATGA
- the rplO gene encoding 50S ribosomal protein L15, producing MTSLNKLQDVSRERKKRRRVGRGIGSGLGKTCGRGEKGAGSRSGYKRRLGYEGGQFRLFMKLPIRGFSNARFSNKYETVNLGQLNEMYSDGETVNAQTLAEKGFFRGKSRGIKILGDGELNKKVKIEVKAVSSAAQEKLQKAKIAIEIV from the coding sequence ATGACATCACTCAATAAATTACAAGATGTATCGCGAGAAAGAAAAAAACGTAGACGTGTGGGTAGAGGAATTGGCTCTGGACTAGGCAAAACTTGCGGCCGGGGTGAAAAAGGAGCAGGCTCTCGTTCTGGGTATAAAAGGCGCCTAGGCTACGAAGGTGGCCAGTTTCGTCTGTTTATGAAGCTACCTATTCGAGGCTTTAGTAACGCACGATTCAGCAATAAATATGAAACTGTCAATCTAGGTCAACTTAATGAAATGTATAGTGACGGTGAAACTGTAAATGCTCAAACACTCGCTGAAAAGGGTTTCTTTCGTGGCAAAAGCCGTGGAATAAAAATTTTAGGGGATGGGGAATTGAATAAAAAAGTTAAAATTGAAGTAAAAGCCGTCTCTTCAGCAGCGCAAGAAAAGCTACAAAAAGCAAAAATTGCTATTGAAATTGTTTAG
- the secY gene encoding preprotein translocase subunit SecY, with protein MFKELQKVFQIPELRAKILFTILMLAVYRVGGFIPVPGINGEVAVSFFRHATGGGQNLFQLVDIFSGGAFSQMTVIALGVMPYISASIIMQLVVALWPSLQREIKENAEQGRRKINKYTRGLTIILSILQSAMFAKYAIQMNYSRPGIITGELLDAQIWGMPILFYLLFIFTMTAGTVLLMWIGEQITERGIGNGMSLIITVGIVSQLPTAIGLIIQQLNLNSQEPGAMNFTTVLVLIAIFVVVALGTILVIQGHRRIPLQYARRVVGRKEVQGGNSYIPLKVNYAGVIPVIFASSLLMFPAIIATFAGAGNRLSEIAQWLSPGSTLYILLFVVLIIFFTYFWTATQFRPDQIASDMKKNGAFIPGIRQGKPTQDYLESTMNKITLIGAISLAMIAVLPTIIGRLLGVPATISYFFGGTALLILVGVVLDTMKQIESHLLMKRYEGFMKKGRIRGRG; from the coding sequence ATGTTCAAAGAGCTACAGAAAGTTTTTCAGATCCCAGAGCTAAGAGCAAAGATTCTATTTACAATTTTAATGCTAGCAGTCTACCGTGTGGGAGGATTTATACCCGTCCCTGGAATCAATGGAGAAGTGGCAGTAAGTTTTTTTAGGCACGCAACAGGCGGGGGACAGAACCTTTTTCAACTCGTTGATATATTTTCAGGAGGCGCATTCTCCCAGATGACAGTGATTGCCTTAGGTGTTATGCCCTATATTTCTGCCTCTATTATTATGCAGCTTGTGGTGGCTTTGTGGCCTTCTTTGCAGCGTGAAATTAAAGAAAATGCCGAGCAGGGCCGTAGAAAAATTAACAAGTATACACGTGGCCTGACAATCATTTTGTCTATCCTCCAATCGGCGATGTTTGCTAAATATGCCATTCAAATGAATTATAGCCGTCCAGGTATAATTACAGGCGAATTGTTAGATGCTCAGATCTGGGGCATGCCTATCCTATTTTATTTGCTTTTCATTTTCACTATGACTGCAGGAACAGTTCTCTTGATGTGGATAGGAGAGCAGATTACAGAAAGAGGGATTGGCAATGGAATGAGTTTAATTATCACCGTAGGTATTGTTTCGCAATTGCCTACAGCGATTGGGTTGATTATTCAACAGCTGAACTTAAACTCTCAAGAACCTGGGGCGATGAATTTTACGACGGTCCTAGTGCTTATAGCGATATTTGTTGTAGTCGCATTAGGAACTATATTGGTCATACAAGGACATAGACGCATACCCTTACAATATGCTAGGCGTGTAGTAGGTAGAAAAGAAGTACAAGGGGGAAATTCCTATATTCCTTTAAAAGTTAATTATGCAGGAGTAATACCAGTAATTTTTGCTTCCTCTTTGCTTATGTTTCCTGCTATAATTGCGACCTTTGCAGGAGCAGGTAACCGATTAAGTGAGATCGCTCAGTGGCTATCTCCAGGAAGTACGCTCTATATCTTATTGTTTGTAGTTTTAATTATATTTTTTACCTACTTTTGGACTGCTACTCAGTTTAGACCTGATCAGATAGCATCGGATATGAAGAAAAATGGAGCATTTATACCTGGCATAAGACAAGGTAAGCCCACCCAAGATTATTTAGAATCTACTATGAATAAAATTACTCTCATAGGGGCTATTTCTCTTGCTATGATTGCTGTATTACCTACCATTATAGGCCGCCTATTAGGAGTGCCAGCAACGATTAGCTACTTCTTTGGAGGTACAGCTTTGTTGATTCTTGTAGGAGTTGTTTTAGATACAATGAAGCAAATTGAATCCCATTTATTGATGAAGAGATATGAAGGCTTTATGAAGAAAGGTAGGATAAGAGGAAGAGGATAA
- the rpsM gene encoding 30S ribosomal protein S13: MPRVIGIDIPDNKRLEIALTYIYGIGRSLSNEIIEKLGFDHNMRAHKLTQDDIARINNLLQSEYMVEGDLRRQVQNNIKRLISIHSYRGTRHRSGLPVRGQRTRTNSRTRKGKRKTVANKKK, from the coding sequence ATGCCTAGAGTTATCGGTATAGATATACCGGATAATAAGAGATTAGAAATAGCACTAACCTATATCTACGGAATAGGTCGTAGCTTGTCAAACGAGATTATTGAGAAGCTTGGGTTTGATCACAATATGCGTGCTCACAAGCTAACACAAGATGATATAGCACGTATTAACAACTTGCTGCAATCTGAATATATGGTAGAAGGTGATCTACGCCGGCAAGTTCAAAATAACATCAAACGATTAATATCTATTCACTCTTACCGTGGAACTAGACATCGTTCTGGTTTACCTGTTCGAGGACAACGTACAAGAACTAATTCTCGTACACGTAAAGGTAAACGTAAAACTGTTGCTAATAAGAAGAAATAA